Proteins from a single region of Stappia sp. ES.058:
- a CDS encoding 2-hydroxychromene-2-carboxylate isomerase, with protein MTWPPLDFWYEFGSTYSYLSAMRIDDMAAKRGVSVRWRPFLLGPLFAKAGWSTSPFNVYPAKGAYMWRDMERLTSAMKLPLTRPAPFPANGLLAARVALAIERDEDRARFSRAVYLAEFGNGDRIDATETLAARLSALSLPADQLLDKAGTAEIKAALRANTETAERAGIFGAPSFTCADGELFWGNDRLESAIDHAASCMIV; from the coding sequence ATGACCTGGCCACCACTGGACTTTTGGTACGAGTTTGGCTCGACCTACAGTTACCTTTCAGCGATGCGCATCGACGATATGGCCGCAAAGCGCGGAGTTTCGGTGCGCTGGCGCCCCTTCCTGCTCGGTCCGCTGTTCGCCAAGGCCGGCTGGTCGACATCACCGTTTAATGTCTATCCGGCGAAAGGGGCCTACATGTGGCGCGACATGGAACGGCTGACGAGCGCCATGAAACTGCCGTTGACCCGGCCCGCCCCGTTTCCGGCAAACGGATTGCTCGCCGCACGGGTGGCGCTGGCGATCGAGCGCGACGAAGACCGGGCGCGGTTTTCCCGCGCAGTCTATCTGGCGGAGTTCGGAAACGGCGACAGGATCGACGCCACCGAAACGCTGGCGGCGCGCCTCTCCGCGCTCTCCCTGCCGGCCGACCAACTCCTCGACAAGGCCGGAACCGCCGAGATCAAGGCAGCACTTCGCGCCAATACGGAAACCGCGGAACGGGCAGGCATTTTCGGGGCCCCGAGCTTCACATGCGCGGACGGAGAATTGTTCTGGGGCAACGACCGGCTTGAAAGCGCCATCGACCATGCTGCAAGCTGCATGATAGTCTGA
- a CDS encoding LysE family translocator, with product MAFVPDPATMVTFTLACLVLVLTPGPDMTLFVGRSLSEGRASGMTSMLGALAGNVIHTLLIAFGLSALIAASAQAFFVVKIAGAVYLLWLAVQSIRQGSALSVTPDRTARRKPLSRVFATGVLVNLLNPKIILFFLTFLPQFVAAHDPDAAAKMLFLGLYMVLFSLPFCAGMVLMAEGFSKSLRRSPRIMRAIDWLFAGIIGGFAVKILLTSRS from the coding sequence ATGGCGTTTGTGCCCGATCCCGCCACCATGGTTACCTTCACGCTGGCCTGCCTTGTCCTGGTGCTCACGCCCGGTCCGGACATGACGCTCTTCGTCGGCCGGTCGCTGTCGGAAGGCCGCGCCTCCGGGATGACATCCATGCTCGGCGCCCTCGCCGGCAACGTGATCCACACGCTTCTGATCGCCTTCGGTCTCTCGGCGCTGATCGCTGCCTCCGCACAGGCCTTCTTCGTGGTCAAGATCGCCGGCGCGGTCTACCTGCTGTGGCTTGCCGTGCAGAGCATCCGCCAGGGATCCGCCCTTTCGGTCACCCCTGACAGGACGGCGCGACGCAAGCCGCTGTCGCGCGTTTTTGCGACCGGCGTTCTGGTCAACCTGCTCAATCCGAAGATCATCCTGTTCTTCCTGACATTCCTGCCGCAGTTCGTGGCCGCCCACGATCCGGACGCGGCCGCCAAGATGCTCTTTCTCGGCCTCTATATGGTCCTCTTTTCCCTGCCGTTTTGTGCCGGCATGGTGCTGATGGCCGAGGGGTTCTCCAAATCGCTGCGCCGCTCGCCGCGCATCATGCGCGCCATCGACTGGCTCTTCGCCGGCATCATCGGCGGTTTCGCCGTGAAAATCCTGCTGACCAGCCGGAGCTGA
- a CDS encoding aspartate aminotransferase family protein, with product MTHIFPRHTAMRPPRAVAGDGCYIIDSTGKRYLDASGGAAVSCLGHSDKAVTEAVKRQLDTLAFAHTGFFTTDIAEDLANLLIANAPEGLERVYLVSGGSEATEAAIKLARQYHLERGNPSRARIIARRQSYHGNTLGALSAGGNMWRREQFKPLLVDMSHISPCYAYRGQADGESEADYGRRVADELETEILRLGPETVAAFIAEPVVGATLGAVPAVDGYYKRIREICDRHGVLLILDEVMCGMGRTGHLFACDADGVSPDILCIAKGLGAGYQPIGAMLCSGEIYRAIEEGSGFFQHGHTYIGHPAAAAAGHAVVSALLDRDLITRSKQMGETVKSALVEHFGQHPHVGDIRGRGMFLGLELVEDRETKAPFDPVRKLHASIKKAAFARGLVCYPMGGTLDGRSGDHVLLAPPFILEEAQVGELVDKLSGAISDALAH from the coding sequence ATGACCCATATCTTTCCGCGACACACCGCTATGCGCCCGCCCCGCGCCGTTGCCGGCGACGGCTGCTACATCATCGACAGCACGGGAAAACGCTATCTCGACGCGTCCGGGGGCGCGGCCGTTTCCTGTCTTGGCCATTCCGACAAGGCGGTGACGGAGGCGGTCAAGCGCCAGCTCGACACACTCGCCTTCGCGCACACCGGGTTTTTCACCACCGATATCGCGGAAGACCTCGCGAACCTGCTGATCGCCAACGCCCCGGAAGGCCTTGAGCGCGTCTATCTCGTCTCCGGCGGATCCGAGGCGACCGAAGCAGCGATCAAGCTTGCCCGCCAATACCACCTCGAGCGCGGCAACCCGTCGCGCGCGCGCATCATCGCGCGCCGCCAGAGCTATCACGGCAACACGCTTGGCGCCCTGTCGGCGGGCGGCAACATGTGGCGCCGCGAGCAGTTCAAGCCGCTGCTGGTCGACATGTCCCACATATCGCCCTGCTATGCCTATCGCGGCCAGGCCGACGGCGAGAGCGAAGCCGACTACGGCCGCCGCGTTGCCGACGAACTGGAAACCGAGATCCTCCGCCTTGGCCCGGAAACGGTGGCCGCCTTTATCGCCGAACCCGTCGTCGGCGCGACGCTTGGCGCGGTTCCCGCGGTCGACGGGTATTACAAGCGCATCCGCGAGATCTGCGACCGCCACGGCGTCCTGCTGATCCTCGACGAGGTGATGTGCGGTATGGGGCGCACCGGGCATCTTTTCGCCTGCGACGCGGACGGGGTGTCCCCGGACATCCTGTGCATCGCTAAGGGGCTTGGCGCCGGCTATCAGCCGATCGGCGCGATGCTGTGCAGCGGCGAGATCTACCGTGCGATCGAGGAAGGCTCCGGCTTCTTCCAGCACGGCCATACCTATATCGGCCACCCGGCGGCCGCCGCTGCCGGACACGCCGTTGTCTCGGCCCTGCTGGACCGCGACCTGATCACTCGGTCGAAACAAATGGGCGAGACTGTGAAATCCGCCCTGGTCGAGCACTTCGGCCAGCATCCCCACGTCGGCGACATTCGCGGACGCGGCATGTTCCTCGGGCTGGAGCTGGTCGAAGACCGCGAAACCAAGGCGCCCTTCGATCCGGTGCGCAAGCTTCATGCGTCGATCAAGAAGGCGGCCTTTGCACGCGGGCTCGTCTGCTACCCGATGGGCGGCACCCTCGACGGTCGCTCCGGCGACCATGTGCTGCTGGCTCCGCCCTTTATTCTGGAGGAGGCGCAGGTGGGAGAACTCGTCGACAAGCTCTCCGGCGCCATTTCCGACGCCCTCGCGCATTGA